A region of the Silene latifolia isolate original U9 population chromosome 9, ASM4854445v1, whole genome shotgun sequence genome:
GATGTCTCGAGTTAGCATTATCAAGTCCAGACATTTTTTTCAAGTCTATCAAATGATTAAAAACTCGTTAAATATCGTTGTATACTTGTATGTACTTGATTATATTAATCTATAAAACTTTTTATATCTCGTTTAGGCCTTAACTCATAAGTATAATCAATGTACACTAAACCTACAATACTTCCACAAAAACCTTTTGCTTAGATCATAGTTAAATTACTTCTAATTTACTAAAATCTTACCACTTGAATAAATTACTTCTTACATATCCGTATATTCAATTAATGTTTAAATTTCAGTAAATGAAAGAAAACATGTCATGCAATCTAATCCGTATATATCAAATTATTTATGGATACAAATTACGTAATAATAAATCCAAACTACCTTAAAACAAAGAACCACATCAACCAAAGAAGAGAAAAAATCAAAAAGATTCTTTGCAAATTCACAAATTCTAGAAAGAACAGTCTCATGTGAGACCGTCCTTTTTATAAaatgttttttttatataatagaaccgtctcacacaagaatTACCGTTGAAAATTATATATCACACGGTAAGAATGTTGAACAAACCTGAATATCTTCTGAAAGAAGTTGATGAAGTCCAAATAGAAGATGAAAGGTTGATTTTTGAGACAGAACTTAAGTGTAACACTGAGAAAATGCAAAATAACACAACCATCCCATATATTATACACATAACCCCTATCGAATTTGATCTCAACTTCATTAACCCATTTCCTCTTTTTTCCATCCTTAAGGACTCTTGATAGGATTTGTTTTTCGCAAAATATTTAATTATCGATATGTCTACACTCTACGATAGACGGGGAGCAATTTTATCGCATTTGTCGATAAAGAATGGAATGAATCAACCCGGGAAAATGTCGTTTCACATGACGACCGGATTGAatatacaatttttttttctttgttagaAGATATTATCTTATGTATTATGGTATTATCCTAGATATGGAATATATTAGTTAGTATTATGAATATTGTTGAGTTGCCTAATTGTAGGACGTTGCTTGGGCAAGGAGTTAGGGTTTTCGTCCTAGAGTTGTGTATATATATACGAGTTGTATTCTGTATAGATGAACGAGAATTGCCTTTCACATCTCTAATATTAGTTTTACATGGCATCAGAGACATAAGATCCTGATTGCACAAGTTCACAATAACACaaatcaaacaaaaacaaaaacacaatgACAAAATCGGGCGATGGCAAGGACAAAGGCGATGGAGGAAAAAAAACCGATTTCATACCTCCGTCTTCACCATTGTACCTCCACCCCTCTGATAGTCCTAGTTTGACGTTGACTCAAACCATCTTTAATGGCGATAATTATGAAATCTGGGCAGACGCTGTTCGTAATGGCCTCGACGCCAAGAATAAATTGGGGTTCGTCGAGGGAACAGTGAAGAAACCCGAGGCTAACACGAGTGGAGAGGATAGCCTAGAGTCTGTGGCATGGCGCCAATGTAATGCCATGATCAAAGCATGGTTCCGCAATGTTATTGAAACTAGGCTACATCCTAGTATCACCTTCTCTGCTACTGTAGCAGAAATTTGGAAAGAATTACAAGAGCGGTTCTCAACAGGCAATGCTCCCCGAGTGCACCAATTGAAAAGTGATTTAACTGAATGTAAACAGGGAAAGAACATGTCTGTCGTTGAGTATTATACTCAACTGAAAACAATTTGGGACGAATTGGCAAATTATAGCCGAGTTCCTAACTGCACTTGTGGAGCGGCTGCTGCATTGCTCAAAGAACGAGAAGAGGAAAAGGTCCACCAATTCCTTATGGGACTCGACACAACATTATATGGTCACATTCGGTCTAATTTATTGATGGAAGATGACGTTACTTCTTTGAGCCGTGCATATTCCCTTGTACTGCGCGAGGAACGACACCGGGCTGTGACAAAGGTGAAGGAGGAGACACATGAAGCAGCCATGGCAGCCAAGGGTCCTGTTTCAAACACTCGTGGCAGAGGACGTGGGAACGCAGCAGcaggaaaagaaaaggagcagacAGAGATTGAGCCCATTCAATGCTCATATTGCGAGAAGTTCTGGCATACAGAA
Encoded here:
- the LOC141602357 gene encoding uncharacterized protein LOC141602357 codes for the protein MTKSGDGKDKGDGGKKTDFIPPSSPLYLHPSDSPSLTLTQTIFNGDNYEIWADAVRNGLDAKNKLGFVEGTVKKPEANTSGEDSLESVAWRQCNAMIKAWFRNVIETRLHPSITFSATVAEIWKELQERFSTGNAPRVHQLKSDLTECKQGKNMSVVEYYTQLKTIWDELANYSRVPNCTCGAAAALLKEREEEKVHQFLMGLDTTLYGHIRSNLLMEDDVTSLSRAYSLVLREERHRAVTKVKEETHEAAMAAKGPVSNTRGRGRGNAAAGKEKEQTEIEPIQCSYCEKFWHTEENCYEKHGYPSRGRGRGRRGGRGYGRGGGRNNNNTFHTANATTSTDKDNFTSEEVVQLRNLLANKSESSQKQAGPNYEDADWSG